A genome region from Nicotiana tabacum cultivar K326 chromosome 13, ASM71507v2, whole genome shotgun sequence includes the following:
- the LOC107819239 gene encoding protein CYSTEINE-RICH TRANSMEMBRANE MODULE 9: MNSYNQNQAQATTYPQQQQPQGGALVAPPPPAGYPTRDVEGDSSVPVTTQSRGDGFWKGCCAALCCCCVLDACF; the protein is encoded by the exons ATGAATAGCTACAACCAAAACCAGGCTCAAG CAACCACGTACCCTCAACAGCAGCAACCACAGGGAGGTGCTTTAGTGGCTCCACCACCACCGGCTGGTTATCCAACCAGAGATGTTGAAGGTGATTCCTCTGTTCCTGTCACTACTCAATCCAGAGGTGATGGCTTCTGGAAAGGCTG TTGTGCTgccttgtgttgctgctgtgtctTGGATGCTTGTTTTTAA